From one Bacteroides fragilis NCTC 9343 genomic stretch:
- the rfbA gene encoding glucose-1-phosphate thymidylyltransferase RfbA gives MKGIVLAGGSGTRLYPITKGVSKQLLPIFDKPMIYYPISVLMLAGIREILIISTPDDLPGFQRLLGDGSDFGVRFEYAEQPSPDGLAQAFIIGEKFIGDDSVCLVLGDNIFYGQGFTRMLNEAVRIAESESKATVFGYWVSDPERYGVAEFDENGNVFSIEEKPQKPKSNYAVVGLYFYPNKVVEVAKSIRPSSRGELEITTVNQNFLSDKELRVQLLGRGFAWLDTGTHDSLSEASTFIEVIEKRQGLKVACLEGIALRKGWISPEKMKALAQPMLKNQYGQYLLKVIDELYVK, from the coding sequence ATGAAAGGTATTGTTTTAGCAGGTGGGTCGGGGACACGGTTATATCCTATAACTAAAGGAGTGAGTAAGCAGTTGCTTCCTATCTTTGATAAACCTATGATTTATTATCCTATTTCTGTACTAATGTTGGCAGGTATACGGGAAATTCTCATTATTTCTACTCCAGATGACTTGCCGGGATTTCAACGTTTATTGGGTGACGGATCTGATTTTGGGGTGAGGTTTGAGTATGCAGAGCAACCTTCACCTGATGGTTTGGCACAAGCTTTTATCATAGGAGAAAAATTTATAGGGGATGATTCTGTCTGTTTGGTTTTAGGTGATAATATTTTTTATGGCCAAGGATTTACGCGAATGTTAAATGAGGCTGTTCGTATTGCAGAATCAGAAAGTAAAGCAACCGTTTTTGGCTATTGGGTAAGTGATCCCGAACGCTACGGTGTAGCGGAGTTTGATGAGAACGGGAATGTTTTCAGCATAGAGGAAAAACCTCAGAAGCCAAAATCTAATTATGCCGTTGTAGGATTATATTTTTATCCTAATAAGGTGGTTGAAGTCGCTAAGAGTATTAGACCCTCTTCTCGTGGTGAGTTAGAAATAACGACTGTCAATCAGAACTTTTTATCAGATAAGGAGTTGAGGGTTCAATTATTAGGTCGGGGATTTGCTTGGCTTGATACAGGTACACATGATTCTTTATCCGAAGCAAGTACTTTTATTGAAGTTATTGAGAAGCGTCAAGGCTTAAAAGTTGCGTGTTTAGAGGGGATTGCTTTAAGAAAAGGCTGGATTTCTCCGGAAAAGATGAAAGCATTGGCACAGCCAATGCTTAAGAATCAATATGGACAATATCTGTTGAAGGTTATAGATGAATTGTATGTAAAATAA
- a CDS encoding lipopolysaccharide biosynthesis protein gives MNNSRTAKGLKNAQVALLFYFINLILSFLSRKAFIEHLGAEVLGLNTTLTNILVYLNLAELGIGYAISYALYKPLYEGDKQAVNEIISIQGWLYKRIAIIVIIMSGVILLFFPLFFAKIEIPIWYVYATFLVLLSSSIFSYFFNYKQFVLTADQKEYKLITNVQGFKVVKTILQIVVIVYFCNGYVWWLLLELLMGVITVFVLNSIVRKEYPWLQTSPKIGKDVKDKYPYIIKKTKQLFFHKIANVVLNQTSPIIIYSYTNLTMVAVYGNYMLIISGISLLINSVFSSIGAGIGNLVAEGNQAKIIQVFNELLSSRIWIVSILCFGVYQMSRPFIVLWVGDRFVLDDFYLLLMLLIAFISLTRLVDLFIAAYGLYQDVWAAILEAFLNLGLSILFGYYWGLSGILGGVIVSLVIIALLWKPFFLFKYGFNKNCLNFYFVYMKCVAFALITFYFSIRVIDYIGIGMCTDYSSWILISMLNIFVYTIISFPIFFFFSDGTNRFIKRVINIVFN, from the coding sequence ATGAATAATTCTAGAACTGCTAAAGGATTAAAAAATGCACAAGTAGCTTTATTGTTCTATTTTATAAATCTTATCTTGAGTTTTCTTTCTCGTAAGGCATTTATAGAACATTTGGGAGCAGAGGTACTTGGTTTAAATACAACATTAACTAATATACTTGTCTATTTAAATTTAGCAGAACTTGGCATTGGCTATGCAATAAGTTATGCTTTATATAAGCCTTTGTATGAGGGAGATAAACAAGCTGTTAACGAAATTATTTCTATTCAGGGGTGGCTGTATAAAAGAATTGCGATAATTGTGATTATAATGTCTGGAGTCATATTATTGTTTTTTCCTTTATTTTTTGCTAAGATAGAAATTCCTATATGGTATGTATATGCGACATTTTTAGTTTTATTATCTAGTTCTATTTTTAGTTATTTTTTTAATTACAAGCAGTTTGTACTTACTGCTGATCAAAAAGAATATAAGTTGATCACTAATGTGCAGGGATTTAAGGTGGTAAAAACTATTTTACAGATTGTTGTAATAGTATATTTTTGTAATGGATATGTTTGGTGGCTGCTACTTGAATTGTTAATGGGTGTTATTACGGTATTCGTATTGAATTCTATTGTAAGAAAAGAATATCCTTGGCTTCAAACTTCACCTAAGATAGGAAAAGATGTTAAAGATAAGTATCCCTATATAATAAAAAAAACGAAACAACTTTTTTTTCATAAAATAGCAAATGTTGTTTTGAATCAAACAAGTCCTATTATTATTTATTCATATACTAATTTGACAATGGTAGCAGTATATGGAAATTATATGCTCATAATATCTGGAATTTCTTTATTGATAAATTCAGTTTTCAGTAGTATTGGTGCTGGTATTGGTAATTTAGTTGCAGAAGGAAATCAAGCAAAGATTATACAAGTTTTTAATGAGTTGCTTTCTTCAAGAATTTGGATTGTTTCAATTTTGTGTTTTGGTGTTTATCAAATGTCTAGACCGTTTATTGTACTTTGGGTAGGTGATCGTTTCGTGTTAGATGATTTTTATTTATTGTTGATGCTTTTAATTGCCTTTATTTCTTTGACTCGTTTAGTTGATCTATTTATTGCAGCTTATGGACTCTATCAAGATGTATGGGCTGCTATATTGGAAGCCTTCTTGAATTTAGGACTTTCAATTTTATTTGGTTATTACTGGGGACTTTCTGGGATTCTAGGGGGAGTAATAGTTAGTTTGGTAATAATTGCTTTATTATGGAAACCATTTTTTTTATTTAAATATGGGTTTAATAAAAATTGCTTGAATTTTTATTTTGTTTACATGAAATGCGTTGCTTTTGCTTTGATAACATTTTATTTTTCTATCAGAGTTATTGATTATATTGGGATTGGTATGTGTACTGATTATAGCAGTTGGATACTAATTTCAATGTTGAATATTTTTGTTTATACTATAATTAGTTTCCCTATTTTCTTCTTTTTTTCTGATGGTACTAATAGATTTATTAAGCGAGTTATAAATATAGTCTTTAATTGA
- a CDS encoding acyltransferase, which produces MKKLVYDVRKDIIPWNSRITRILFFLNKIPYLRLFSKPLLRKQFNLSNTVQFNSGFFCHAPKLKCGNYVGLSDTFILAYADVVIGNNVSFSFRNMLITSTHDVNDFNKIIASSIVIGNNVWITSNVIILAGVKIGDNTIIGAGSVVTHDIPANVFAAGNPCRVIKSIRFNKNE; this is translated from the coding sequence ATGAAAAAGTTAGTTTATGATGTACGAAAAGATATAATTCCATGGAATTCTCGTATTACTAGAATTTTATTTTTTTTGAATAAAATACCGTATTTGAGACTTTTTTCGAAACCTTTGTTGAGGAAACAGTTTAATTTATCAAATACAGTTCAATTTAATTCGGGATTTTTTTGTCATGCTCCGAAATTGAAGTGTGGAAATTATGTAGGATTATCTGATACTTTTATTTTGGCTTATGCAGACGTCGTTATTGGTAACAACGTATCTTTCTCTTTTAGGAATATGTTAATTACGTCAACACATGATGTTAATGATTTTAATAAAATAATAGCTTCCTCAATTGTTATAGGCAATAATGTTTGGATAACATCAAATGTAATAATACTGGCTGGTGTTAAAATAGGAGATAATACAATAATAGGAGCAGGGAGTGTTGTTACACATGATATTCCCGCAAATGTATTTGCGGCAGGTAATCCATGTCGTGTAATAAAAAGTATAAGATTTAATAAGAATGAATAA
- the upcY gene encoding capsular polysaccharide transcription antiterminator UpcY, whose protein sequence is METTDSDKHWYVVLTRTNSERKVRDYFQLQEVDTFLPVQNRVIEREGKRIERERLLLPRMVFVHISRQEMAAVRSTLNVYDFLRDRSTGAPTCIPDAQMADFRYMLDYSQDQVILTGESIPKGTRVVVAKGDLQGLRGELVRYNNKYHILVRIDMFGSAMVTIPASYVRKEK, encoded by the coding sequence TTGGAGACAACAGATAGCGATAAACATTGGTATGTCGTACTGACACGAACTAACTCAGAACGTAAAGTTCGGGATTATTTTCAATTGCAGGAGGTAGATACCTTTCTTCCTGTACAAAACCGTGTCATAGAGCGTGAAGGAAAACGCATTGAGCGTGAGCGCCTTTTGTTGCCCCGTATGGTTTTCGTTCATATCTCCCGTCAAGAAATGGCCGCCGTCCGAAGTACACTGAATGTATACGATTTCCTTCGTGATCGTTCCACCGGGGCTCCTACCTGTATTCCTGATGCGCAAATGGCTGATTTTCGCTATATGCTCGATTACTCCCAGGATCAGGTGATCCTGACAGGAGAGTCCATTCCCAAAGGTACTCGTGTAGTAGTTGCCAAGGGCGATTTACAAGGCTTGCGGGGAGAATTAGTCCGCTACAATAATAAATATCATATTTTAGTACGTATCGATATGTTCGGTAGCGCTATGGTTACAATTCCGGCTAGCTACGTCCGGAAAGAGAAATAA
- a CDS encoding UpxZ family transcription anti-terminator antagonist, whose translation MKNSLCNSVSSVVKKLLEYGEDGTPVYVNELTALNQELRNLCADLLLQKGESPEEEAEILVTLFKGYDTMLFNFSSENEQVIQELLDRSMTVLEKLPASVLKCQLLLECFEQTGDEELIREAKKNIERVI comes from the coding sequence ATGAAAAATTCTCTGTGTAATTCTGTGTCCTCCGTAGTGAAGAAACTCTTGGAGTATGGCGAGGACGGTACTCCTGTCTATGTGAATGAACTTACTGCGTTAAATCAAGAACTCCGTAACTTGTGTGCCGATCTTCTTCTTCAGAAAGGAGAATCTCCCGAAGAAGAGGCTGAAATACTTGTTACTTTGTTCAAAGGTTACGATACCATGCTGTTTAATTTCTCCTCTGAGAATGAACAGGTTATTCAAGAATTATTGGATCGTTCAATGACTGTTTTAGAAAAACTACCAGCCTCTGTATTGAAATGTCAGTTGCTGCTGGAGTGCTTTGAGCAGACGGGAGATGAGGAACTGATAAGAGAAGCTAAGAAAAACATAGAGAGAGTTATCTGA
- a CDS encoding class I SAM-dependent methyltransferase, whose amino-acid sequence MNKRGFVSRILQNFRKPEGFFGRMILWGMNTGHASLAQWGMSCLQWQPEWSVLDIGCGGGANLLQILQRCPQGKAYGIDISPESVTFARKKNKKYLGTRCFIEQGGVHRLPYPDYAFDAVTAFETVYFWGNLQHAFTEVARVLKPGGSFLICCEISDPANKAWTGLVEGMEIHSCDELKAILSKSGFTDTAIFRTKKEELCLVSHRQTVRL is encoded by the coding sequence ATGAATAAGAGAGGCTTTGTAAGCAGGATCTTACAGAATTTCCGGAAGCCTGAAGGTTTTTTCGGAAGAATGATACTTTGGGGGATGAATACAGGACATGCATCATTGGCGCAATGGGGAATGTCATGCTTGCAATGGCAACCGGAATGGAGTGTACTCGACATCGGTTGCGGTGGTGGTGCCAATTTGCTACAGATATTGCAACGTTGCCCGCAAGGGAAAGCGTATGGCATAGATATTTCACCGGAGAGTGTCACCTTTGCGCGTAAAAAAAATAAAAAGTATCTCGGTACACGCTGCTTTATCGAGCAGGGAGGAGTCCACCGACTTCCCTATCCTGATTATGCGTTCGATGCGGTCACTGCTTTCGAGACTGTCTACTTCTGGGGTAACCTGCAGCATGCTTTTACGGAAGTGGCGCGTGTGTTAAAGCCCGGTGGATCTTTTCTTATCTGTTGTGAGATAAGCGATCCTGCCAATAAGGCTTGGACGGGACTTGTTGAAGGGATGGAGATTCATTCCTGTGATGAACTGAAGGCGATTCTTTCCAAAAGTGGTTTTACCGATACGGCCATATTCCGGACGAAGAAAGAAGAACTGTGCCTGGTAAGCCATCGGCAAACTGTGCGGTTGTAA
- the rfbC gene encoding dTDP-4-dehydrorhamnose 3,5-epimerase has protein sequence MNIIKTAIEGLVILEPQLFKDDRGYFFESFNQREFEEKVCKTTFVQDNESKSSYGVIRGLHFQKPPFAQSKLVRVIKGAVLDVAVDIRKGSPTFGKHVSVELTEDNHRQFFIPRGFAHGFSVLSEEVIFQYKCDNFYHPEAEGAIAWNDPDLGIEWRVPCKSIILSKKDRVHPLLKYIILFK, from the coding sequence ATGAATATAATAAAAACAGCTATTGAAGGACTTGTGATCCTTGAGCCACAACTCTTCAAAGATGATCGTGGGTATTTCTTTGAATCTTTCAATCAGAGAGAATTCGAAGAAAAAGTCTGTAAAACTACTTTTGTACAGGATAATGAATCTAAGTCAAGCTATGGCGTTATTCGTGGTTTACATTTTCAGAAACCCCCTTTTGCCCAGAGCAAGTTAGTGCGGGTGATTAAGGGAGCTGTTCTTGATGTAGCTGTTGATATTCGTAAGGGTTCACCTACATTTGGAAAACATGTATCTGTAGAGCTTACAGAAGATAACCACCGTCAGTTCTTTATTCCACGTGGCTTTGCGCATGGTTTTAGTGTGCTGAGCGAAGAAGTAATTTTTCAGTATAAGTGTGATAACTTTTATCATCCGGAAGCAGAAGGAGCTATTGCTTGGAATGATCCGGATTTAGGAATCGAATGGAGAGTTCCTTGTAAAAGTATAATTCTTTCTAAGAAGGATAGGGTACATCCGTTATTGAAATACATTATATTGTTTAAATAA